Proteins from one Candidatus Zixiibacteriota bacterium genomic window:
- a CDS encoding bifunctional homocysteine S-methyltransferase/methylenetetrahydrofolate reductase, which yields MPDQTRSRAHPLFDRLTAGPILADGGMGTMLYRRGVSFERCFDELNLSARALVLGIHQDYLRAGARLIETNTFGGNGVRLAAHGLEHKVRDINYHGARLAREAREIEGVDAFVAGAIGPLGKNLAPWGPVPALMARSHFAEQAAALLEGGVDLFIIETMSDTAEMAEAVAAVRSLSDLPIIAEMTFTEEGLTTTGRTPGEIAGFLNALPIDVIGANCSVGPQGMLEVIHHLASMATKPLVAMPNAGMPRLVDGRFVYAATPEYFASLVGSFLAHGVRILGGCCGTSPDHIAAMGEVLGRARTASSEPVVTFVSTPEPETLASEPAAAARSSFAQKLGKRFQVSVELDPPKGTNPIKLLEGARLCLGAGVDAVNIGDSPMARVRMSALAVAALIEREVGLETILHFTCRDRNLMGIQSDLIGAHALGIRNVLAITGDPPSLGDYPHVTGVYDVDSIGLTRILTALNMGKDLAGVSIGRPTTFAVGVALNPAADDWPTELDRFRRKVEAGAHFAFTQPLYSLAPLERAIKAIDEFRIPVFLGLLPLMSFRHAWFLHNEVPGITVPEDLLGRIKDAGEGGAEIGVQVCRDVLRQAREMIAGAYLMPSFGRYETCLRVVEGMIEKKPDTILPDSILAQRLQP from the coding sequence ATGCCCGATCAGACACGATCCCGTGCTCACCCGCTGTTCGACCGTCTCACGGCCGGACCGATCCTCGCCGATGGCGGGATGGGGACGATGCTCTATCGACGCGGCGTATCGTTCGAGCGCTGTTTCGATGAACTGAATCTCTCCGCGCGGGCGCTGGTCCTCGGCATTCATCAGGACTATCTGCGGGCCGGAGCACGCCTGATCGAAACCAATACCTTCGGCGGCAACGGCGTGCGTCTGGCCGCGCATGGCCTCGAACACAAGGTCCGGGACATCAACTATCACGGTGCCCGTCTGGCACGCGAGGCGCGGGAGATCGAAGGTGTCGATGCCTTCGTAGCCGGCGCGATCGGCCCTTTGGGGAAGAATCTCGCGCCGTGGGGACCGGTTCCGGCTCTCATGGCGCGTTCGCATTTTGCCGAGCAGGCCGCGGCGCTGCTCGAAGGCGGCGTCGATCTGTTCATCATCGAGACGATGTCGGACACCGCCGAGATGGCCGAAGCGGTGGCCGCGGTACGGTCCCTCTCCGATCTCCCGATCATCGCGGAAATGACCTTCACCGAGGAGGGGTTGACGACCACCGGTCGAACTCCCGGGGAGATCGCCGGATTCCTGAACGCGCTTCCCATCGACGTGATCGGCGCCAACTGCTCGGTCGGGCCGCAGGGGATGTTGGAAGTCATCCACCACCTGGCGTCGATGGCGACAAAGCCGCTGGTCGCGATGCCGAATGCGGGGATGCCGCGGTTGGTCGATGGGCGGTTCGTTTACGCGGCCACGCCGGAGTATTTCGCCAGTCTGGTCGGTTCGTTTCTGGCCCATGGCGTGCGCATTCTCGGTGGGTGCTGTGGCACGTCTCCCGATCATATCGCGGCGATGGGGGAGGTGTTGGGCCGCGCCCGGACGGCTTCATCCGAACCGGTTGTCACCTTCGTCTCCACGCCAGAACCGGAAACGCTGGCCAGCGAGCCCGCCGCTGCAGCACGGTCCAGTTTCGCGCAGAAACTGGGGAAGCGATTTCAAGTGTCGGTTGAACTCGATCCGCCGAAGGGTACGAATCCGATCAAGTTACTGGAGGGCGCGCGCCTCTGCCTGGGTGCCGGAGTCGATGCTGTGAACATTGGCGATTCGCCGATGGCCCGTGTGCGCATGAGCGCTTTGGCTGTCGCGGCGCTGATCGAGCGCGAAGTCGGACTGGAGACGATCCTGCATTTCACCTGTCGCGACCGGAATCTGATGGGGATACAATCCGACCTGATCGGCGCTCATGCTCTCGGCATACGCAATGTGCTGGCGATCACCGGCGACCCGCCCTCGCTGGGTGACTATCCGCATGTGACCGGTGTCTATGATGTCGATTCGATCGGACTAACCCGGATTCTCACCGCGCTCAACATGGGAAAGGACCTCGCCGGCGTTTCCATCGGACGTCCGACGACATTTGCCGTCGGCGTCGCGCTCAACCCGGCGGCCGACGACTGGCCGACCGAGCTTGATCGTTTCCGGCGTAAGGTGGAGGCCGGGGCACATTTCGCCTTCACGCAGCCGCTCTATTCCCTCGCGCCGCTGGAAAGGGCGATCAAGGCAATCGATGAATTCCGCATTCCGGTCTTCCTGGGTTTGTTGCCGTTGATGTCGTTCCGGCACGCTTGGTTCCTGCACAATGAAGTGCCGGGGATCACGGTCCCCGAGGACCTCTTGGGACGCATCAAGGACGCCGGAGAGGGCGGAGCAGAAATCGGAGTACAAGTCTGCCGTGACGTTCTGAGGCAGGCCCGGGAAATGATCGCCGGCGCCTATCTGATGCCCTCATTCGGCCGCTATGAGACCTGTCTGCGCGTCGTTGAAGGAATGATCGAGAAGAAGCCGGATACGATCCTGCCGGACAGCATCTTGGCACAGCGCCTCCAACCGTAG
- a CDS encoding DUF2723 domain-containing protein translates to MHVPGAGFERQRGVDLHPRSWFAQTATPSFTAPGLTLSEARKTTEERLTTGWLLATIVFILTLILYVATMCRTVFWWDSGELAANAKVLGIAHRPGFPLFILLGRLFALAPFGDLFYRVNFVSAITASTALAIFTYVWLELVVQILRPRRNWEALIAVVLPVAAIAGTYTLWIQAVRAEVYAPTLLAVALLWGTALGAQTAARSGHGETGRWLCLAGFLAGLGFGLHNATFLSVWPAFLLFFVILSRRYAVGLRTWLAPGLLLLVGVTVYLYLPVRAGQNPPLNWGWTTTALSPGWGTVVAKDAIGGVLTTGVGTLVKRASQAGMILFDQLHWGLVILAAWGIVCWWRRSRSWTLLALGVFAGNLVVTALLVNDPSDTNADVHGYLLPALSCVAFFAVGGLIGLAGALTGLRHRIPTPSLRRILTVSIVGTIGLLAIAPLVINAPYCNLVSHRLAYDFGTEATADLRPGAVVFVAATDLDFVLRGLQYCDGWRQDLRILNRDLLPAAWYRQWVFDSYPELADFPIPHDSVRLNLGLWAANLARAGFPVYWEFTETSMEVLPNLTPAGHLFALSPEPVPYLEPRQIRAQEEFERQSRFYGSPRRILYDYDAQRVYVATLYRAGMYYETRGLYDRARELFQRALSVFRGDSQARKRAAGRALGMADSLTIPLSATPRLDSTASPQ, encoded by the coding sequence ATGCACGTACCGGGCGCCGGGTTCGAGCGCCAGCGAGGAGTCGATCTGCATCCGCGATCCTGGTTTGCCCAAACGGCCACGCCGTCCTTCACCGCACCGGGTCTCACGCTGTCCGAGGCGAGAAAGACCACCGAGGAGCGCCTCACGACTGGGTGGCTGTTGGCCACCATCGTCTTCATTCTGACATTGATCCTGTATGTGGCCACGATGTGCCGGACGGTCTTCTGGTGGGATTCCGGCGAATTGGCCGCCAACGCCAAGGTCTTGGGAATTGCCCACCGCCCCGGTTTTCCGCTCTTCATCCTGCTCGGACGGCTCTTTGCCCTGGCGCCGTTCGGCGATCTGTTCTACCGCGTCAATTTCGTCTCGGCCATCACCGCATCGACGGCGTTGGCGATCTTCACCTATGTGTGGCTTGAGTTGGTCGTGCAGATCCTTCGTCCCCGTCGCAATTGGGAAGCGCTAATCGCGGTCGTACTGCCGGTGGCGGCGATCGCCGGCACATACACCCTGTGGATTCAAGCGGTGCGGGCCGAGGTGTATGCGCCCACGCTCCTGGCGGTGGCCCTGCTGTGGGGAACGGCACTCGGGGCGCAGACCGCTGCGCGCAGCGGCCACGGCGAGACCGGCCGCTGGCTCTGTCTGGCCGGATTCCTGGCTGGATTGGGATTCGGCCTGCACAATGCAACCTTCCTCTCGGTCTGGCCGGCCTTCCTGTTGTTCTTTGTGATCTTGAGCCGCCGCTACGCTGTCGGACTCAGGACTTGGTTGGCCCCCGGGCTTCTGCTCCTCGTCGGCGTCACCGTCTACCTGTACCTCCCGGTCCGCGCCGGCCAGAATCCGCCCTTGAACTGGGGTTGGACCACGACGGCCCTCTCCCCCGGCTGGGGCACGGTGGTAGCCAAGGACGCCATCGGCGGCGTGCTCACGACCGGGGTCGGGACATTGGTCAAGCGCGCCTCCCAAGCCGGGATGATTCTCTTTGATCAACTCCATTGGGGATTGGTGATCCTGGCGGCATGGGGGATTGTCTGCTGGTGGCGGCGTTCCCGGTCATGGACACTGCTGGCACTCGGGGTATTCGCCGGCAATCTCGTCGTCACGGCCCTCTTGGTCAATGATCCGAGTGACACGAACGCCGACGTTCACGGTTACCTGCTCCCCGCGCTTTCGTGCGTGGCATTCTTCGCCGTCGGTGGACTCATCGGTCTCGCCGGCGCCCTGACGGGGCTGCGGCATCGCATCCCGACTCCATCGCTCCGGCGCATTCTGACTGTCTCAATCGTCGGCACCATTGGCCTTCTGGCCATTGCCCCCCTGGTGATTAATGCCCCGTACTGCAATCTCGTGTCGCATCGGCTCGCCTACGATTTCGGCACCGAAGCAACCGCCGATCTGCGCCCCGGGGCGGTCGTGTTCGTAGCAGCGACCGATCTCGACTTCGTTTTGCGGGGACTGCAATACTGCGACGGCTGGCGGCAGGACCTGCGCATTCTGAACCGGGATCTGCTCCCGGCGGCATGGTACCGACAGTGGGTCTTCGACAGTTACCCGGAGTTGGCGGATTTCCCGATTCCGCATGATTCGGTCCGTTTGAACCTCGGGCTGTGGGCGGCCAACCTGGCCCGCGCCGGCTTTCCGGTCTATTGGGAATTCACCGAGACAAGCATGGAAGTGCTGCCGAATCTGACCCCGGCCGGGCACCTGTTTGCCCTGTCTCCTGAACCTGTCCCCTATCTGGAGCCGCGCCAGATTCGGGCGCAGGAAGAATTCGAGCGGCAATCGCGATTCTATGGTTCACCGCGGCGGATCCTCTACGACTACGACGCGCAGCGGGTCTATGTCGCCACGCTCTACCGTGCCGGCATGTACTACGAGACGCGAGGGCTCTATGACCGCGCGCGTGAGTTGTTCCAGCGCGCCTTGTCGGTCTTCCGCGGCGATTCGCAGGCGCGCAAGCGCGCCGCCGGTCGGGCCTTGGGGATGGCAGATTCCCTGACGATTCCACTGTCGGCGACGCCGCGCCTTGACTCAACCGCTTCGCCGCAATAA
- a CDS encoding M14 family zinc carboxypeptidase produces the protein MRRREFIRGLGMVVLVLSVLLTVNRAWSLTAADEAFLNKKIVARWVITGKGQIAEAYRRNIDILEDHPNAANGFFRILVTPEQLAELEGAGYKIEVEVADWYQTYAAKTAVTMGGFRTLAEGIAVMDSIHRLDSVLHYPAMITTAKFSIGFSYEGRQTWAMKVSDNPHVDEAEPELLFTGMHHAREPIGMEVCLETMRRFVLGYGTDTLRTRLANEREIYFVPCMNPDGYEYNRIIAPGGGGMWRKNRNLEYGGSGGVDLNRNYGYMWGLDNDGSSPNPSSETYRGPSAFSEYETQNIASLVNSRQFVIAVNFHSYSNLYLWPWGYALQHYTPDHALFAAIGDSVARYNGYTPQISSLLYIVNGDSDDWMYNDTSGHGKILAYTPEIGSGEDGFWPDPSRIPVQIEEHMTSNLVIIDLAASPERIFPPAVPSWIAPGLVGAPDYTLVWKDPGGANPAASFTLKEAFGTHRVTDGAETEGNDWRLTGFSRSTTWASSGSYSYWGGTGSSRNSYMTGNDYLHVISNDTLQMKLWYDIEQDFDYAYVEISTDHGQTWTPLPGNVTTMTYYPQRQRGNGITGSSGGSFVLAKFPLTTYGGQDVLFRIAYETDDYTLGDGIYVDEFYPQTDYDSLITLSTATPETTLAVTGKTPGDYWYALSATDVDGQTMAAPLHQVVVSYVTCDCPCHGDPMCDGIPTLQDVVLTVNVAFRGESAVVDPDCPREQTDVSCDGVTTIADVVKVVNVAFRGSAAATEFCDPCAP, from the coding sequence ATGCGCCGTCGGGAGTTCATCCGGGGTCTTGGCATGGTTGTTTTGGTGCTGTCCGTTCTGTTGACGGTCAATCGCGCATGGAGCTTGACTGCGGCCGATGAGGCCTTTCTGAACAAGAAGATCGTTGCCCGTTGGGTGATCACCGGCAAAGGTCAGATCGCCGAGGCCTACCGCCGCAACATCGACATCCTGGAAGACCATCCCAATGCCGCCAACGGCTTCTTCCGCATCCTGGTCACGCCCGAGCAGTTGGCCGAGCTGGAGGGCGCCGGATACAAGATCGAGGTCGAGGTGGCGGATTGGTACCAGACCTACGCGGCCAAGACGGCGGTGACGATGGGCGGATTCCGCACGCTGGCGGAGGGGATCGCGGTGATGGACTCCATTCACCGACTCGATTCGGTCCTCCATTATCCCGCGATGATCACAACGGCCAAGTTCTCGATTGGCTTCTCGTACGAGGGTCGGCAAACGTGGGCGATGAAGGTCTCGGACAATCCCCATGTCGACGAGGCCGAGCCGGAGCTCCTCTTCACCGGGATGCACCACGCCCGCGAGCCGATCGGGATGGAGGTCTGCCTGGAGACAATGCGCCGCTTTGTCCTCGGGTACGGCACCGATACCCTGCGAACACGTCTGGCCAACGAGCGCGAGATCTACTTCGTTCCCTGCATGAATCCGGACGGGTATGAGTACAACCGCATTATTGCCCCGGGCGGCGGCGGCATGTGGCGGAAGAACCGCAACCTGGAATACGGAGGCAGCGGCGGTGTCGATCTGAACCGCAACTACGGCTACATGTGGGGGCTGGACAACGACGGTTCCTCGCCCAATCCGAGCAGCGAGACGTACCGCGGCCCCTCCGCCTTTTCCGAATATGAGACTCAGAACATCGCCTCGCTGGTCAACAGCCGCCAGTTCGTGATCGCCGTCAACTTCCATTCCTATTCGAATCTCTATCTGTGGCCCTGGGGCTACGCGTTGCAACACTACACGCCGGACCACGCGCTGTTTGCGGCCATCGGCGACTCGGTCGCGCGCTACAACGGCTACACACCGCAGATCAGTTCGCTGCTGTACATCGTCAACGGCGACTCCGACGACTGGATGTACAACGACACCAGTGGGCACGGCAAGATCCTCGCCTACACACCCGAGATCGGCTCGGGGGAGGATGGTTTCTGGCCCGATCCGTCGCGCATTCCCGTCCAGATCGAGGAACACATGACCTCGAATCTGGTTATCATCGACCTGGCGGCCAGCCCGGAGCGCATCTTCCCGCCGGCGGTGCCGTCGTGGATTGCACCCGGACTCGTGGGCGCGCCCGATTACACCTTGGTGTGGAAGGACCCGGGAGGGGCCAACCCGGCGGCCAGCTTCACCCTGAAGGAGGCATTCGGCACCCACCGCGTCACCGACGGCGCCGAGACCGAAGGAAACGACTGGCGTCTGACCGGGTTCTCGCGCTCGACAACATGGGCCTCATCCGGGTCATACAGCTACTGGGGCGGCACCGGCAGCAGCCGCAACTCGTACATGACCGGCAACGACTATCTTCATGTCATCAGCAACGACACGCTCCAGATGAAGCTGTGGTACGACATCGAACAGGATTTTGACTACGCCTACGTGGAGATCTCCACGGACCACGGTCAGACCTGGACACCGCTGCCGGGCAACGTGACAACGATGACCTACTACCCGCAACGGCAGCGCGGCAACGGCATCACCGGCAGTTCCGGTGGGTCCTTTGTACTCGCCAAGTTCCCGCTGACCACCTATGGCGGGCAGGATGTCCTGTTCCGGATTGCCTATGAGACCGACGACTACACGCTCGGCGACGGCATCTATGTCGATGAGTTCTATCCGCAAACGGACTACGACTCCCTGATCACGTTGTCGACCGCGACGCCGGAAACGACATTAGCGGTCACGGGCAAGACGCCGGGCGATTACTGGTATGCGCTGAGTGCCACCGACGTCGACGGCCAGACGATGGCGGCGCCGCTCCACCAGGTCGTCGTGAGCTACGTCACCTGCGACTGCCCATGCCACGGTGACCCGATGTGTGACGGGATACCGACGCTGCAGGACGTCGTGCTGACCGTGAACGTCGCTTTTCGCGGCGAAAGCGCCGTCGTCGATCCCGATTGCCCGCGGGAGCAGACAGACGTGAGCTGCGACGGAGTGACGACAATCGCGGACGTCGTGAAGGTGGTCAACGTGGCTTTCCGCGGCAGCGCGGCGGCGACAGAGTTCTGCGACCCCTGCGCACCCTGA
- the aroC gene encoding chorismate synthase, protein MDHLIYRSAGESHGPQLTGILEGLPAGMQIDFPRLDAELAERQKGFGRGGRMKVESDRCEITAGVRHGVTLGSPIAFTIFNKDWENWQSVMSVTSERAEPASEREAAMTLPRTVPRPGHADLAGAQKRGFADLRNVLERSSARETAVRVAAAALAKMFLHELGIETAAHVVRIGAAALSAPVPTVDEIRLRVRDSDVRCIDPETSEAMRSEIRAAAASGDTVGGIVEIVATGVPPGLGDYIQWDKRLDARLAGAVMSVPSVKGVEIGEGFAQAAHRGSDVHDEIFRDRDSGHPRTGGYYRTTNRAGGIEGGVTNGADVVVRAAAKPIPTLNHPLRSVDIHTGEESRAFVERSDICSVPAVAVVCEAMVALTLADACLEMFGGGTLGDIRERFRLYIGRLKRFETGL, encoded by the coding sequence ATGGATCATCTCATCTATCGCAGCGCCGGTGAATCCCATGGCCCGCAATTGACCGGCATCCTCGAGGGTCTGCCGGCGGGGATGCAGATCGACTTCCCACGTCTCGACGCCGAGTTGGCGGAACGGCAGAAGGGTTTCGGTCGGGGCGGACGGATGAAAGTGGAGTCCGACCGCTGTGAAATCACCGCCGGTGTGCGCCATGGCGTCACGCTGGGGTCGCCGATCGCCTTCACAATCTTCAACAAGGATTGGGAGAACTGGCAATCGGTGATGTCGGTCACATCCGAGAGGGCGGAGCCCGCCAGCGAGCGTGAAGCGGCAATGACTCTGCCGCGCACGGTGCCCCGGCCCGGGCATGCCGATCTTGCCGGGGCGCAGAAACGCGGTTTTGCCGACCTCCGGAATGTTTTGGAGCGTTCCTCGGCGCGGGAGACCGCCGTGCGCGTCGCCGCCGCAGCGCTCGCGAAGATGTTCCTTCACGAGCTGGGCATCGAGACGGCGGCGCATGTGGTGCGCATCGGCGCGGCGGCACTGTCTGCGCCTGTGCCGACGGTTGATGAGATACGCCTCCGTGTGCGCGACTCGGATGTGCGCTGCATCGATCCGGAGACATCGGAAGCCATGCGGTCGGAGATTCGTGCGGCGGCCGCATCGGGCGACACGGTGGGAGGCATCGTCGAAATCGTCGCCACGGGAGTCCCGCCGGGTCTGGGAGACTACATACAGTGGGACAAGCGTCTGGATGCCCGGTTGGCCGGCGCCGTCATGTCGGTGCCGTCGGTGAAAGGCGTGGAGATCGGCGAGGGGTTCGCGCAGGCGGCGCATCGCGGCTCCGACGTTCACGATGAAATCTTCCGAGACCGTGATTCCGGTCACCCACGCACAGGGGGATACTATCGTACCACGAATCGTGCCGGTGGGATCGAAGGCGGTGTGACCAATGGCGCCGACGTCGTCGTCCGTGCCGCCGCCAAGCCGATCCCCACCTTGAACCATCCCCTGCGGTCCGTCGACATTCACACGGGGGAGGAATCGCGGGCGTTCGTGGAGCGTTCCGATATCTGCAGTGTGCCGGCGGTCGCCGTTGTCTGCGAGGCGATGGTTGCGTTGACATTGGCCGATGCCTGCCTCGAGATGTTTGGCGGTGGAACGCTCGGCGACATTCGGGAAAGGTTCCGGCTGTACATCGGGAGGTTGAAGCGGTTTGAGACTGGTCTATAG
- a CDS encoding methionine synthase, whose translation MLETTSVGSFPKPDYLVKARRDRQQGKVSPDELTTVERRATEEWIRIQERIGIDILVHGEMERGDMTTFFAELLDGYGISGLVRSYGNRYYRKPIIQSTLSRPRPMTTDWHCWVQSLTTMPVKGMLTGPYTMCDWSFDEHYPSRRDAVLALAEIVRDEAHDLEAAGARYIQIDEPAISTRPDEIELAIEAMEVVTAGLKATTISHICYGDFAMMYPRILDLPVDMLDLEFANSQFANLDIFRKPKFTKRISVGVIDVHSHVIETKGQVKDGIRRALDVFDPALVWIDPDCGLKTRTPQEAIDKLTVMVEAVKEIKQEMGL comes from the coding sequence ATGTTGGAAACCACCAGCGTCGGATCATTCCCCAAGCCGGACTACCTGGTCAAGGCGCGCCGGGACCGGCAACAAGGCAAGGTGTCGCCGGACGAGTTAACCACCGTGGAACGGCGGGCCACCGAGGAATGGATTCGCATCCAGGAACGAATCGGGATCGACATCCTCGTGCATGGCGAGATGGAACGCGGCGACATGACGACGTTCTTTGCGGAGCTCCTGGATGGGTATGGGATTTCCGGCCTCGTGCGCTCCTATGGGAATCGCTACTATCGCAAGCCGATCATCCAGTCGACCTTGTCGCGTCCCCGGCCAATGACCACAGACTGGCACTGTTGGGTGCAGTCCCTGACCACCATGCCGGTCAAGGGAATGCTGACCGGACCGTACACGATGTGTGACTGGTCCTTCGATGAACATTATCCGTCACGGCGCGATGCCGTGCTGGCGCTGGCCGAGATCGTGCGCGATGAAGCCCATGATCTCGAAGCCGCGGGCGCCCGCTACATCCAGATCGATGAGCCGGCGATCTCGACCCGCCCCGATGAAATCGAGTTGGCCATCGAGGCCATGGAGGTCGTCACGGCGGGACTGAAGGCGACGACGATCAGCCACATCTGCTACGGCGATTTCGCGATGATGTATCCGCGCATCCTGGACCTTCCCGTCGACATGCTCGACCTGGAGTTTGCCAACTCGCAATTCGCCAACCTCGACATCTTCCGCAAGCCGAAGTTCACCAAGCGGATCTCGGTCGGTGTTATCGATGTCCATTCGCACGTCATCGAGACCAAGGGGCAGGTCAAGGACGGCATCCGACGTGCCCTCGACGTCTTCGACCCGGCGCTGGTGTGGATCGACCCGGACTGCGGCCTGAAAACGCGCACGCCGCAGGAGGCGATCGACAAGTTGACGGTGATGGTCGAAGCGGTCAAAGAGATCAAACAGGAGATGGGATTGTAG
- a CDS encoding ATP-binding protein has product MTAETRLGKTIERRPRFRWGPLVATVLLSSLVLGVVFSLWTLWGIRAVRQALVSETRRDAVALLQSLLLASQYAVATGSLVDQLERESQAADARRIADLIDPARVDTAILAELSGRWESGGITVWRGRRAMVTFPSSLAGVLAADSDVAGHDWTESGSAPTVLTCQDTSNGVRWVATGIATDWGALALWERVTDETPRAPLGGIGELVQQIGQRSGINYIMLQSPDGIVFASRPLKPVLKLAADSFLVAAVEAETTATREVVFEGLPVLEAVAPFLSSELPSGMFRVGISLSGVKAAERRLTLQLALSALLFLLLATAVIAILLARRSLADLGRSYRRVETLTGRILDAIDQAVVAVDGAGRVSVFNPSAERLTGRSAAESLGVPVREVPGTDGFHLEEVRAGEEPVRNQELSVARPGGSRELVYTTTPITTAEGVVDGAVAIIRDETEARALALQVRRSERLSEMGHLAAGVAHEIRNPLNAIALAAQRLRLEVGDPEAARLATTICDESTRLNAIVEDFLSLARSSTQPPAPVDLSALVESVAAMAALQAQAAHVLLETQIAADQVVVGVADELRKAVWNVMTNALAACSGNGRIRLALSPERSCVALTVEDNGSGIAPEDLSRVFEPWFTTRSGGTGLGLAITHRIVTDHRGTIDIVSPAPGVANGTRVTVRLPLIAV; this is encoded by the coding sequence ATGACGGCCGAAACACGCCTGGGCAAGACGATAGAGCGACGCCCCCGATTCCGCTGGGGTCCGTTGGTCGCCACGGTTCTTCTCAGCTCGCTGGTGCTGGGAGTCGTGTTTTCGCTGTGGACGCTGTGGGGTATTCGCGCCGTGCGGCAGGCGTTGGTGTCCGAGACACGTCGAGATGCCGTCGCCCTGCTACAATCCCTGTTGCTGGCGTCGCAATACGCCGTTGCGACCGGATCTCTGGTCGACCAACTCGAGCGGGAATCGCAGGCCGCCGATGCGCGCCGGATCGCCGATCTGATCGATCCCGCCCGTGTCGACACGGCGATTCTCGCCGAGCTCTCCGGACGTTGGGAATCGGGAGGGATCACTGTCTGGCGTGGCCGCAGGGCGATGGTGACGTTTCCGTCGTCACTCGCCGGGGTGCTGGCCGCTGACAGCGACGTCGCCGGTCACGATTGGACGGAGAGTGGGTCGGCGCCGACCGTGTTGACTTGCCAGGACACGTCGAATGGCGTGCGCTGGGTGGCAACGGGGATTGCGACAGATTGGGGAGCGCTGGCCTTGTGGGAGCGCGTCACGGATGAGACACCCCGCGCGCCGTTGGGTGGCATCGGCGAGCTGGTTCAGCAGATCGGGCAACGTTCCGGGATCAACTACATCATGCTGCAATCCCCTGATGGCATTGTATTTGCATCCCGTCCCTTGAAGCCCGTCTTGAAGTTGGCGGCCGACTCATTCCTCGTCGCCGCCGTCGAGGCGGAGACCACGGCGACACGCGAGGTGGTCTTTGAAGGGCTTCCTGTGCTGGAAGCCGTCGCGCCGTTCTTGTCTTCGGAGCTTCCGTCGGGGATGTTCCGTGTCGGGATCAGTTTGTCGGGAGTGAAGGCCGCCGAACGGCGCCTGACGCTGCAATTGGCGCTCTCGGCATTGCTGTTCCTGCTCCTTGCCACGGCCGTGATTGCCATCCTGCTGGCGCGACGTTCGCTGGCCGATTTGGGGCGGTCGTATCGGCGCGTGGAGACATTGACCGGCCGGATTCTGGACGCCATCGATCAGGCGGTCGTGGCGGTCGACGGTGCCGGGCGCGTCTCCGTGTTCAATCCATCGGCAGAGCGTCTGACAGGGCGTTCCGCGGCGGAGTCGCTGGGCGTGCCGGTGCGCGAGGTTCCGGGTACGGACGGTTTCCACCTTGAGGAGGTGCGAGCCGGGGAGGAACCGGTTCGGAATCAGGAACTCAGTGTTGCGCGGCCCGGCGGTTCGCGGGAGTTGGTCTACACAACGACGCCGATCACAACCGCCGAGGGCGTCGTGGATGGCGCCGTGGCCATCATCCGTGATGAAACCGAGGCACGGGCGCTGGCGCTACAGGTTCGACGCTCGGAACGCCTCTCGGAAATGGGACACCTCGCTGCCGGGGTCGCGCATGAGATTCGCAATCCGCTCAATGCCATCGCCCTGGCCGCGCAACGGCTCCGTCTGGAGGTGGGCGATCCCGAAGCGGCGCGTTTGGCGACGACCATCTGCGACGAATCGACACGTCTGAATGCCATCGTCGAGGATTTCCTCTCGCTGGCACGCTCGTCGACTCAACCTCCGGCACCGGTCGATCTCTCCGCCTTGGTCGAGAGCGTCGCGGCGATGGCGGCCTTGCAGGCCCAGGCGGCACACGTATTATTGGAAACGCAGATCGCCGCCGATCAAGTCGTCGTCGGCGTCGCCGATGAATTGCGCAAGGCGGTGTGGAATGTCATGACCAATGCCTTGGCGGCGTGCTCTGGCAACGGGCGCATCCGCCTGGCACTGAGTCCGGAGCGTTCTTGTGTGGCGCTGACCGTGGAGGACAACGGCAGCGGCATCGCGCCTGAGGATCTGTCTCGTGTGTTTGAGCCGTGGTTCACAACGCGCAGCGGCGGAACAGGCCTGGGATTGGCGATCACGCACCGTATCGTAACGGACCACCGCGGGACAATCGACATCGTTTCACCGGCGCCCGGGGTGGCGAATGGAACACGAGTTACTGTCCGGTTGCCGCTGATCGCCGTATGA